Proteins from a single region of Amycolatopsis sp. CA-230715:
- a CDS encoding adenylate/guanylate cyclase domain-containing protein translates to MGRGLRLGSRFRLVLRTGIGFAVLGFGSSVVGAAVVALLLLLQGTPSDIGDRSWVMTVSAAGYVAASLLAGTVWTAWLQRRTAVWFVLGRPPTPDEARRALRIPGDMARVSGTLWLGGTVLLATLAGVLGSSADAVAVALTIGLGGLTTAGITYLAAEWVARPVMMLALAVDRPKQKLPTTVLTRLVLTWSLASGVPLLGVFLVATPPNLSHADPTSSLILLSVAGLVLGAFTTALLAKAVAAPLHRLRVALDDIARGRTDVQVDVDDSSEIGTLQTSVNDLAAGLREQDRMRDLFGRHVGTEVARHALEFGASLSGDVREVTALFVDVVDSTALAARTPPQELVDKLNRFFSSVVDAVNARGGLVNKFQGDAALCVFGAPTKLADPATSALGAARAIRDAVLADGELDLGIGVASGPVFAGQLGTSSRFEYTVIGDPINEAARLTEYAKHTPGRILASDTTLASAAAGERARWTEDETVQLRGRESATITWAVSPE, encoded by the coding sequence GTGGGACGGGGACTTCGGCTCGGGAGCCGGTTCAGGCTGGTGCTGCGCACCGGTATCGGGTTCGCCGTGCTCGGGTTCGGGTCCAGTGTGGTCGGCGCCGCCGTGGTCGCGCTGCTCCTGCTGCTGCAGGGCACGCCGAGCGACATCGGCGACCGGTCCTGGGTGATGACCGTTTCGGCCGCCGGGTACGTCGCCGCGTCGCTGCTCGCCGGGACCGTGTGGACGGCCTGGTTGCAGCGCCGCACCGCGGTGTGGTTCGTCCTCGGCAGGCCGCCCACCCCGGACGAAGCGCGCCGCGCGCTGCGGATCCCCGGCGACATGGCGCGCGTGAGCGGCACGCTGTGGCTCGGCGGCACGGTGCTGCTGGCCACGCTCGCGGGTGTGCTCGGCTCGTCGGCGGACGCGGTGGCCGTCGCGCTGACGATCGGGCTCGGCGGGCTGACCACGGCCGGGATCACCTACCTCGCGGCCGAGTGGGTCGCGCGGCCGGTGATGATGCTCGCGCTCGCGGTCGACCGGCCGAAGCAGAAGCTGCCGACGACCGTGCTGACCAGGCTCGTGCTGACCTGGTCGCTCGCCAGCGGCGTCCCGCTGCTCGGGGTGTTCCTGGTGGCGACGCCGCCGAACCTGAGCCACGCCGATCCGACGTCGAGCCTGATCCTGCTGTCCGTGGCGGGGCTGGTGCTGGGCGCGTTCACCACCGCGCTGCTCGCGAAGGCGGTCGCGGCGCCGCTGCACCGGCTGCGGGTCGCGCTCGACGACATCGCGCGCGGCCGCACGGACGTGCAGGTCGACGTGGACGATTCGAGCGAGATCGGCACGCTGCAGACCTCGGTGAACGACCTCGCCGCCGGCCTGCGCGAACAGGACCGGATGCGGGACCTGTTCGGCAGGCACGTCGGCACCGAGGTGGCACGGCACGCGCTCGAGTTCGGCGCCTCGCTCTCCGGCGACGTGCGCGAGGTGACGGCGCTGTTCGTCGACGTCGTCGATTCGACCGCGCTGGCCGCGCGCACCCCGCCGCAGGAACTGGTCGACAAGCTGAACCGGTTCTTCAGCAGCGTGGTCGACGCGGTCAACGCGCGCGGCGGGCTGGTGAACAAGTTCCAGGGCGACGCCGCGCTGTGCGTGTTCGGCGCGCCGACGAAGCTCGCGGACCCGGCCACTTCGGCGCTGGGCGCGGCGCGCGCGATCCGGGACGCGGTGCTTGCCGACGGCGAACTGGACCTGGGCATCGGGGTCGCGTCGGGGCCGGTGTTCGCCGGTCAGCTCGGCACGAGCAGCCGGTTCGAGTACACCGTGATCGGCGATCCGATCAACGAGGCCGCGCGGCTCACCGAGTACGCGAAGCACACCCCCGGCCGCATCCTCGCCTCCGACACCACGCTGGCCTCGGCGGCCGCGGGCGAACGCGCGCGCTGGACCGAGGACGAAACCGTCCAGCTCCGCGGCCGCGAAAGCGCGACCATCACCTGGGCCGTCAGCCCGGAGTGA